Proteins encoded in a region of the bacterium genome:
- a CDS encoding nodulation protein NfeD: MPDQLPQRVIVVVNMVPAGRAAMLLTPRLRPHPLDFTTLSWRPPRLRTGSPNVPRFTSAARAQPCHTRNMRRVGALRVGAVSFALAALLPLSASARSPHVDQADLSGDINTITAAYMANAVSRAEADRADALLVVLNTPGGVSTSMDEIVTSLLNSSVPVIVYVYPSGARAASAGLFVAQAADVLAMAPGTNIGSAHPIQATGADLTGDLGKKVLNDAVTRVRNLATLHGRNADWAEQAVRNSVNINAEEAVKLHVADLEATDPGSLMAAIDGRSVPRPSGALVLHTAGAQFYDLPMGFWQVFLSALIDPTIAALLILVAGYGIITELSTPGAILPGVVGGIAAILAIVSLVNLPVNIAGALMMLLALLLFIADLKANTHGILSVGGVVALVLGMAFLVNTGPVGLGVNPIAAAGSAAVTLGFFVVFIRKVWAARLRPAFMGAEALVGATGEAREALAPEGLVFIQGALWKAVAPGGPIPVGTAVRVVGRQGLELEVVAGEPPETKEKK; encoded by the coding sequence TTGCCGGACCAGCTCCCGCAGCGCGTCATCGTCGTCGTGAACATGGTCCCGGCCGGTCGAGCCGCCATGCTCCTCACGCCGAGACTGCGCCCCCATCCGCTGGATTTTACGACCCTCTCGTGGCGCCCCCCCCGGCTCCGGACCGGGTCGCCGAATGTTCCACGTTTTACATCGGCAGCCCGAGCTCAGCCTTGCCATACTCGAAACATGCGCCGAGTTGGTGCGCTGCGAGTTGGGGCTGTCAGTTTCGCCCTGGCCGCCCTCCTGCCGCTCAGCGCGTCCGCGAGGTCCCCGCATGTCGACCAGGCCGACCTCAGCGGCGACATCAACACCATCACCGCCGCCTACATGGCGAATGCGGTCAGCCGGGCCGAAGCCGATCGAGCCGATGCCCTCCTGGTCGTGCTCAACACCCCGGGCGGCGTCTCCACCTCGATGGATGAAATCGTCACCAGCCTGCTGAACTCGAGCGTGCCGGTGATCGTCTACGTGTATCCAAGCGGCGCTCGCGCAGCCAGCGCGGGGCTGTTCGTCGCTCAGGCCGCCGACGTCCTGGCGATGGCGCCCGGCACCAACATCGGCTCCGCCCATCCCATCCAGGCCACCGGCGCCGACCTAACCGGAGATCTCGGCAAGAAGGTGCTCAACGATGCCGTGACCCGGGTCCGCAACCTCGCCACCCTGCACGGCCGCAATGCCGACTGGGCAGAGCAGGCCGTGCGGAACAGCGTCAACATCAACGCCGAAGAGGCGGTCAAGCTGCACGTCGCCGACCTGGAGGCGACCGACCCCGGCTCGCTCATGGCCGCGATCGACGGTCGCTCGGTGCCCAGGCCGAGCGGCGCTCTGGTCCTGCACACGGCGGGCGCCCAGTTCTACGACCTGCCGATGGGGTTCTGGCAGGTGTTCCTCAGCGCGCTCATCGACCCCACGATCGCCGCGCTTCTCATCCTCGTCGCCGGATACGGCATCATCACCGAGCTCTCGACCCCAGGCGCGATTCTGCCCGGAGTCGTCGGCGGCATCGCGGCCATCCTGGCCATCGTGTCGCTTGTCAACCTGCCGGTGAACATCGCCGGGGCGCTGATGATGCTGTTGGCGCTCCTGCTGTTCATCGCCGACCTCAAGGCCAACACTCACGGCATCCTCAGCGTCGGAGGTGTCGTCGCGCTCGTTCTCGGCATGGCGTTCCTGGTCAACACCGGGCCGGTCGGCCTCGGCGTGAATCCGATCGCCGCCGCCGGCTCCGCGGCCGTGACGCTGGGCTTCTTCGTCGTGTTCATCCGCAAGGTCTGGGCGGCGCGCCTGCGGCCCGCGTTCATGGGCGCTGAGGCGCTGGTCGGCGCGACCGGCGAGGCCCGCGAGGCGCTGGCGCCAGAGGGGCTAGTCTTTATCCAGGGCGCGCTGTGGAAGGCAGTCGCCCCAGGGGGTCCCATCCCGGTGGGGACGGCGGTTCGCGTCGTCGGTCGTCAAGGCCTGGAATTGGAGGTCGTCGCCGGCGAGCCGCCGGAGACCAAGGAGAAGAAGTAG
- the gcvT gene encoding glycine cleavage system aminomethyltransferase GcvT, producing the protein MTASGLNLTASAINRTALYDRHVALGGRLVDFGGWEMPQQYSSIRDEHLAVRKVAGLFDVSHMGRLLVEGAAAEAYLQGLLTNDLGTLAPGHALYTLLCRPDGGVIDDLVVYRETKHRFLVVVNASNRAKDTAWMCDHLPPGVSLEDRTREISLIALQGPAAQALLPGGSSDTADIPYFGFRPGEVAGVSALISRTGYTGEDGFELFIDSSQVGKVWDAILEAGGAAGVLPAGLGARDATRLEAALRLYGNDMDETVNPYEAGLGWTVKLGKGDFIGRDALVQVREQGPRRTLIGLRTEPGSIPRHGAALIAQGRRAGLVTSGTHSFFLGHPIALAMVEAPSFRVGDKVAVEVRGREAPAEVVKLPFYRGSARSAVAPAKP; encoded by the coding sequence ATGACGGCGAGCGGGTTGAATTTGACAGCTAGCGCGATCAACCGAACCGCCCTTTACGACCGCCACGTCGCGCTCGGCGGTCGCCTGGTGGATTTTGGCGGCTGGGAGATGCCACAGCAGTACAGCTCGATTCGCGACGAGCACCTCGCCGTCCGCAAGGTCGCGGGTCTGTTCGACGTCTCGCACATGGGCCGTCTCCTGGTCGAGGGCGCCGCGGCCGAGGCCTACCTGCAGGGCCTTCTCACCAACGACCTGGGCACGCTGGCGCCCGGGCATGCGCTCTACACCCTGCTCTGCCGGCCCGATGGCGGCGTCATCGACGACCTGGTCGTCTATCGCGAGACGAAGCACCGATTCCTGGTCGTCGTCAATGCCTCCAACCGCGCGAAGGACACGGCCTGGATGTGCGACCACCTGCCGCCTGGAGTGTCGCTTGAGGACCGGACGCGGGAGATCAGCCTGATCGCTCTTCAGGGCCCTGCCGCGCAGGCGCTGCTGCCGGGGGGCAGCTCCGACACCGCCGACATTCCGTACTTTGGCTTTCGTCCCGGTGAGGTGGCCGGGGTCAGCGCCCTGATCTCCCGCACGGGCTACACCGGAGAGGACGGTTTCGAGCTCTTCATCGACTCGAGCCAGGTCGGGAAAGTCTGGGATGCGATCCTGGAAGCCGGCGGCGCAGCCGGCGTCCTGCCCGCCGGACTCGGCGCTCGTGATGCCACCCGTCTGGAGGCCGCGCTCCGCCTTTACGGCAACGACATGGACGAAACCGTCAACCCTTACGAGGCCGGCCTGGGCTGGACGGTCAAGCTCGGCAAGGGCGATTTCATCGGTCGCGACGCCCTGGTCCAAGTTCGCGAGCAGGGTCCGCGAAGGACGCTGATCGGGCTCAGGACCGAGCCGGGCAGCATCCCTCGGCATGGCGCCGCGTTGATCGCTCAAGGCCGCCGCGCCGGCCTGGTCACCAGCGGCACCCACTCGTTCTTCCTCGGCCATCCCATCGCGCTGGCGATGGTGGAAGCCCCATCATTTCGTGTCGGAGACAAGGTCGCGGTCGAGGTGCGAGGCCGCGAAGCTCCAGCCGAGGTGGTCAAGCTGCCTTTCTATCGGGGTTCGGCCCGATCAGCGGTCGCCCCGGCCAAGCCTTGA